One Vibrio taketomensis DNA window includes the following coding sequences:
- a CDS encoding glucose-6-phosphate isomerase family protein: MIGDEFHMTRGHIHQRKEQAEFYFGSQGEGLLLMQTEQGEVSIEKVFPGSVHHIPSFVAHRLINTGNTRLSALAVWPAIAGHNYDFG, translated from the coding sequence TTGATAGGCGATGAATTCCATATGACCAGAGGACACATTCACCAACGTAAAGAACAAGCTGAATTCTATTTTGGCTCGCAGGGTGAAGGTTTATTACTAATGCAAACAGAGCAAGGAGAAGTATCCATCGAGAAAGTGTTCCCTGGTAGCGTGCACCATATTCCCAGCTTTGTCGCTCACAGATTAATTAACACAGGTAACACTCGACTATCTGCGCTTGCTGTTTGGCCTGCCATTGCAGGACATAATTATGATTTTGGATGA